The following are encoded together in the Juglans microcarpa x Juglans regia isolate MS1-56 chromosome 2D, Jm3101_v1.0, whole genome shotgun sequence genome:
- the LOC121249887 gene encoding alpha/beta hydrolase domain-containing protein WAV2, with protein MVSYVSALLYGMGGIVVAGMALLVAFQEKLVYVPVLPGLTKSYALTPARLRLSYEDVWLRSSDGVRLHAWFIKLFPECRGPTILFFQENAGNIAHRLEMVRIMIQRLNCNVFMLSYRGYGASDGYPSQHGITRDAQAALDHLSQRTDIDTSRIVVFGRSLGGAVGAVLTKNNPDKIAALLLENTFTSILDMAGVLLPFLKWFIGKSSKGPRILNFLVRSPWSTIDVIGQIKQPILFLSGLQDEMVPPVHMQLLYAKAAAHNRQCLFVDFPTGMHMDTWVAGGDHYWKTIQLFLEEHVPEKKENESSRNRNDFEVR; from the exons ATGGTGTCGTACGTGAGCGCGTTGCTGTATGGAATGGGAGGCATAGTGGTGGCCGGGATGGCGTTGTTGGTAGCCTTTCAGGAAAAGCTCGTCTACGTGCCGGTCCTCCCCGGTCTCACCAAGTCCTACGCCCTCACCCCCGCCCGCCTCCGCCTATCCTATGAGGATGTCTGGCTTCGATCCTCGGACGGCGTCCGCCTTCATGCCTGGTTCATTAAGCTCTTCCCTGAGTGCCGAG GTCCAACCATTTTATTCTTCCAAGAAAATGCAGGGA ATATTGCCCATCGTCTCGAAATGGTCCGCATAATGATACAGAGGTTGAATTGCAACGTTTTTATGCTTTCATACCGAGG TTATGGAGCTAGTGATGGCTATCCTTCCCAGCATGGAATCACAAGGGATGCTCAG GCTGCATTGGATCATCTTTCTCAGAGGACTGACATTGACACATCTAGAATTGTTGTCTTTGGAAGATCACTTGGAGGTGCAGTTGGAGCTGTGCTTACTAAAAACAATCCTGACAAG ATTGCTGCACTATTACTGGAGAACACTTTCACATCTATTCTGGATATGGCTGGAGTTCTATTGCCCTTCCTCAAGTGGTTCATAGGGAAAAGTTCGAAAGGTCCTAgaattctcaattttcttgttCGATCTCCATGGAGTACAATTGATGTCATAGGCCAG ATTAAGCAGCCAATCCTTTTTCTCTCTGGATTGCAAGATGAGATGGTTCCGCCAGTCCACATGCAGCTACTATATGCCAAAGCAGCAGCTCATAACAGGCAATGCCTCTTTGTAGATTTTCCTACTGGCATGCATATGGACACTTGGGTGGCTGGTGGTGATCATTACTGGAAAACAATTCAGCTGTTCCTTGAAGAACATGTtccagagaaaaaagaaaatgaatcatcCCGCAATagaaatg ATTTCGAGGTGAGATGA